The genomic segment cacagactgtaacatGCTTAAAGTGGGTGAAAACGAGTTAATTTGCAGATTTCTGCCCCGCTGAGGTGCATGCTGCTGGCTCCATGCTGGGCCTCTGTGGTATTACATGAAGCTTCAGACCAGTCTGCCCATTTCAGTTTATTCTACTACACAAGTTGTGAGGTTATTTTCTGAAACTGGCGTTTAAACAAGAATAGTTTTCCTCATCTCAGCATTTGACTAAGTCGTTTAATATATTTGAGAATTTGGTTGTAAATCAAGTCATTTATGGTGTTTGAGATTATGTTAAAGTTTAGACCACATGGCTCTGAAGTGTTTAGGTGAGATTATGTTAAAGTTTAGACCACATGGCTCTGAAGTGTTTAGGTGAGATTATGTTAAAGTTTAGACCACATGGCTCTGAAGTGTTTAGGTGAGATTATGTTAAAGTTTAGACCACATGGCTCTGAAGTGTTTAGGTGAGATTATGTTAAAGTTTAGACCACATGGCTCTGAAGACATCTAACTGTGCTTGAGTGAAATGATGAAACTCTTATAGCGGAATCCAAATTACATTGCGGAAACCAACCTTGGAGAACTGATTACTCAAGCATTAACTCATTTCACAGTgatgatctgtgtgtgttaagtgATGTTCTAAGTCCTTTTGTTTGTGCTCCTTCATTCATTCAGGTATCTCACGGGATAACTGGCATAAACGCCGCAAGACCGGCGGTAAACGCAAGCCCTACCACAAGAAGAGGAAGTATGAGCTCGGACGTCCTCCCGCAAAcacaaaggtaaataaaacattggTTTCTGACTCTAGCTGGACTTCCTATGATTTAGCGTGAGTGATGAAAACTCGACCTTAGGTAGGTCTTTTTTTTGGACTGTTTTGGTTCAAATGCTTGGGACTTGCCAATGTTAGGACTTGTCATAGTTACTCTGACACGCTTTTTCTAAATGTTAATTTACTCTTAATTAACCTGAACCTTAAACATGCCTAATATTAGAACTAAAATGTAACTCCTTTCATTAGATTGGACCTCGCCGCATCCACACAGTGAGGGTCCGCGGTGGGAACAAGAAGTACCGTGCTCTGAGGCTGGATGTTGGTAACTTCTCATGGGGCTCTGAgtgtgagttttattttttaactctcTTAAATGAGCAGTGCATTGGGGTTAATTTGTCCTTTTGCCTGTGAATGCAAGTGGTGACAGACTTAATACATGTACTGATACACAGCATACTTTtccagattcataaaaacaatgtTACTGGTTGAATGAAATTCAATTTTCTTTAACTAATGACACTTTACATTCTGTGCACAGGCTGCACCCGCAAGACCAGGATCATTGATGTGGTCTACAATGCCTCCAACAACGAGCTGGTCAGAACCAAGACCCTGGTGAAGAACTGCATAGTCCTCGTAGACAGCCTTCCTTACAGGCAGTGGTACGAGGCTCACTACGCCACTCCTCTGGGACGCAAGAAGGGAGCCAAGCTGGTACGTTGTGGGGCAATTGTATTTCCCTCTAAGCTTTATTTTCTTGAGATGTGATCGGTATCACCGAAGCACACGAAGTTCATTTTGCAATCTGTTTATATACTCTGGTGCTAGGATAGTTGCTGCCAAAAGGCTTAAACGTTAAAATTAAGTCAGGATCCGAGCAAACTGAACCAAGTTTGAGAATCCTCTCAAGGATATTTATATTCTAAATTGATGGCCTTGAGGATTGGTGTGGTGTATGTCTTTCAGTGAAGATAACTTTGTCCAGTTCTGCTACTGAATGAAAGTGATGATAATCGTGACTCTGAGAAAGACCTTGTTACCCACACTGATGTTGACTTCACAGttactttgaaatacaaattaactttttctttttttgtgaactGAAGTGTTCAGTATCTCTGAAGAATAAcattctctcctctctctgtagactcctgaggaggaagaagtcCTGAACAAGAAGAGGTCAAAGAGGACTCAGAAGAAGTACGATGAGCGTAAAAAGACTGCCAAGATCAGCACCCTCTTAGAGGAGCAGTTCCA from the Labrus bergylta chromosome 4, fLabBer1.1, whole genome shotgun sequence genome contains:
- the rps8a gene encoding small ribosomal subunit protein eS8 encodes the protein MGISRDNWHKRRKTGGKRKPYHKKRKYELGRPPANTKIGPRRIHTVRVRGGNKKYRALRLDVGNFSWGSECCTRKTRIIDVVYNASNNELVRTKTLVKNCIVLVDSLPYRQWYEAHYATPLGRKKGAKLTPEEEEVLNKKRSKRTQKKYDERKKTAKISTLLEEQFQQGKLLACIASRPGQCGRADGYVLEGKELEFYLRKIKAKKGK